The following is a genomic window from Phaseolus vulgaris cultivar G19833 chromosome 6, P. vulgaris v2.0, whole genome shotgun sequence.
GCATCAAATTGTGCATGCcatttcaatttatattttggTCATCTTTCATATATGGAGAGATGTTCTCTTTCCTATCTCTTCATTCAAACACATAAATCTCTTCCATATTTTTATCCATTttaatttataccttttaaatacttatgtttttttttctcctatataatttaattaatggaaGAATCACACAAatgaaaaatcaaaatagaTAGATATAAATAGTAAATAGAAGTACTCCCTAGGAtaaacttttctttatttttgtaatgAAATAGTATTTCCAGTCCAGCCATTGCAAtgacttttattttttcatgttaaaaaaacattttttttaatatggtagATCATTAGATAAAAATATGTTAGATATTTGTTTGAGAATGAAGTCTTCATTTAACAagatttatatatttaagtaGTAATAGTGGATAAAAATGATTTCGAAAaccataaaaatgaaaatgactggcagtttgccaaaacagtaATGGTTGTTGCATAAGAAACTTAAATGCTCTTCAtgtttattatacttattattaatataatttatacatattaatagaattattattaataataataaaataaattatactcatattattaaattattattaatattattattaacattattattaatattattattaacattataattaatattataattaatattataattaacattattattaatattattataaatattattaatattattatacatattattaatattattagtattaatattaatatttaataaatttaatattattatcatcaatttaataaatttaatttaactaatttatatcataatttcaaaaataaaatagttatgacaatatataaataaaataaatttaaaataaataatatttaaaataaacaaatattttatataacatttaaataatttaaatatatattttattttagtcaattaattttaaatcaaacgcttatttaatttaataaatctaatttaattaatttatattcaaaattgataaattaaataatttattataacattaaagaaataattctaaaataaatataataaagaattcaaaattaaaatatttattatacattaaaaatatttaaattttaaaattctaaacatgCGTGGGCTATAGCGGACGCATATGCGTGAGCTATAGCGGACGCATATGCGTGGGTTCTGTGGGCAACGCAAAACCGACGCCTATGCGTGGGCCGCGGCCGAcgcaaaatttaaaaaaaaaaaaaaaaattaaatcaatatatGCGTCTGTTTTGCGTCCAATGTAAATTTTGCGTGGGCTTTTACTCATTTTGGCCGACGAGAGTAGCGTCCGCAAATGGCCCACGCAAAAATTTGGAAGCTAAATcaagtttttcttgtagtgagaaaAACTGAAATACAATAACAacactaacaaaataaaaagaaaaatagtaatattataTCATCCTCAAGAATATAAAGTCTTGAACGTTTTATGGGGTAGAGGCTTTGTAAACAAATCAGTTGTTTGCATGGAAGAGGAGATGAAGAGTAACTTGATTAGTTCTTGGTTTAGCTTTTCACGAACTATATAGGTAGTAAAtttgtatatgtttttttccttcGTGAAAAATTTGATTGTGAGCAATTTAGATTGTCGAATGACTGTCATAATAGGAGGAAAGAAATCCAAAAATCTTGCAAGAGATTATAAACAAGCCACTAAATTACGCAAGTGGTGAAAGCTAATGCTCTATACTCAACTTTCAAAGAACTCCTTGAAATGATttgctttttttatttatttccagGAGACCAAAGTTTCATCCAAATATATACAATTGTGGAGAAAAATACCTGCACCAGGAGAGACTTTTAGGTATTTGAGAACGTGTAAAGCAGTATGAGATTAGGGGTGACAAAGTGAGGCGGCCCGGCCCGCGGCCCGCTGAAAAAAAGTAGGACGGGTTGGcccacataactttaaaatgtagAAATCTTTTGTCTGCATCTccatattttctttttgtagcttcatatttcacattccaaatattttaataacatcTTACTACGCATGTTtagtgaaaataatattatgagaccATTTTCCTAatacatataaataataaaaattcaaattttttatttaattttttatttcttatcaATTTGTGCCTCGGTTAGTTTTGATTCATAAATGTGATCAAACATTATTTTTGAGACTTAACATTTCACTACCACTAATGGTTTCCTTTTTATGCACCCTACACAAACCTCTGGTTATGAAACTTGAATCAAACAACTTGCAAAAGATCTTGTTTTTTTTTGGTTCAAAGATGTTTCAAccctatatattattataatagagATACTCAATCTACACCTCCAAAACCTACATAGTAAATATATTTCTATTATCTCTTATTTCATTCAATATCATCTttttttcacacctcatttccTTATGGGTAGAAGACTTATTTTGTACTCAATACCACAtgtttattatatattgtaCAAGAGAGTGATATTTAACACTGATATCGAATACACAACtccaaatattaatatttttatggaTGTCAAAAGTATAGTTTTTAATTGTACAATAATGTCTATATGgtatttaacaaaaaataaatattatgtgtatttttttatcggcaaaatATTATGTGTATAGTagaaattgataataaaaaataattttcgcatttttttaaatcatatcTACATTTACGGAAAGATAATGTCAAATTCATCTACATTCatcttaaaataatatatatatatacatatatatatatatatatacatatatatatgtacACACACaagtttgtatattttttaatactaacatatttttttcattaattagaTTGTTTACCTCcttaaaaatcatattaattctaattaaataatcaaagtttattatataatctgaaaatgttaatttaatttcatgaaatcttttatgaaaaaaatttgtaatattaacaaaaaaaattaagatagtttttatatttatatcattTGAAAGACTTATAAACAGtaaagaaattatatataaagattAATCTCTAAAACCTAAATGTCATACACTCGTATCAAGAGATAAGTTCAATTGAAGGGAGTGTTTACTGGCAATGTTTGTGATATCAGCATTCAACAAATAAAATGTCATACATTTATAATCACCCTAATTATTTTTCTACACACCCTAAGTTAGAGCATTAGATATCATGATTTGTAGTTGGGTTAAGATTATTAATTCATTCTCATTCATCTGCACTGCACTAACAAACACCTCTTAATATTTATGCTAATTATTAACAACAATTTAATAACCAATTGCACAACTTCATAATCTCTGTTACTTTATTACATGACTTGCACCCACCAACCTGAACTTGGCACACCCTTGTGCACCACAAACAAAATGTAGTATCCCGGCGGTGCAATCTCCGCCGTCGAAGGCCCCACCACCGTTGCATAATAAGCTTCTCCGCCCAGGTACGTAACCCCACGCaacttcaacaccaccatcctCTGATTCTGTCCAAAAGAGTGCGTCGTAAACGACGGTGCCAAGATCCTAATCGACACGTCACTCGCCGAACCAAAATCAGACACCGAGAACGTCACATAACAAAAAGTTCTAAACCCTAAAACGTTATTATTCGTAACATACCTAATCGTTGGCCGCACCGGATTAAACTCCGGCGCCAAATACGGCGGAGAAAACGCCTCCAAGCTAAGATCAGTGGGGTACTCAACCCCAGTGAAGTTGTAAAAAACGTGAGGGTTGCTACCACCAACTAAAACCCTTCCATCTTTCAACAACACAGCCGAAGAGTGATATAACCTAGGTCTTGATGCCGGTGCCATAATACTAAACCGATTCACCGTCTCCGATGGCCGGAATATCAACGGCGTCAACACCGGCTCACGGCCGTGTTCCCACCCAGCTGTCCCGGCCCCTACGCCGTTAATTATAACGACATCACCGTTAGGGAGGAGAAGCATGTCACCCATTGCTCGTGGCATCGGCATGTTCTCCATCACCCAATTAGGGTTAGGATGAGTGAGTCTCAGTCTCCCGCACGAGGCAAGGGCTTGCATGAAGCTCCCACGTAAGGCGCTTTCGAACGAGCCGCGAGGCGCTCCGCCGCAGACCACCACTTCAGCTTGGAGTGGAACTAGGTTTTCGTCTAGCGGGAGGAGAACGGAAGAACCCGAGCTAGGGTAGTTACGAGGATCTTCACCTGGAATTGGAGGGAACTCTTTGATTACACTGTTTAGTTTGTAGTCAAATAACACGGATTTTGTGTTGGCGAAAATGAACAGGTTTCCATCGGGTAAAAGATGCACGAAAGGGTATAGATTATTTTCACTTGTATCGGAGGTTCGCTGAAGAAAGTTAAGAGGAACAGAAGAAGGATAACTGTTAGGGTTAGCGGTTTTAGGTAAGAATTCGTAGTTGAATTGTCTTCTACCTCCAACAACAATGACACGAGCATCTGGGAGTATTTGGTTTGTTGCATACCATCTTCTTTGTGATAACAAACGTGGGAATTCGACCCAGTCGCAGGTTTCGTCGAAGCACGGGGTGAACATGCGAATGTTACGTTCGCCATCGTTGTAGCCCCCGGTCTGTATCAAAGTACCGTTCGGAAGAACCGCTCCTGAGGAACACCATGTGTCGGTTTGTATCATTAAGGGTCGCAGCGTGTTGGTGGCAACGTCGTATAGAGCGGAGTGAGCAGAACAATCGAGTTTTAGGGCAATGTCAAAGGGATCCATGCGACAACGGCCATTGGAAAGAGGAAGGTATGAGTGGCCAAAATCAGTTCGATCAAACATGATGACTTTGTCGTTGTGGAGAAGTTGCATGTGCATTGGGGATATGCCAATGCTTGGGTGCAAGAGCTGCCATTGTCCTTGGTTGGCAAAGCGTGATGGCAGAGTCTGAGCCTGAAAACATGGAAACAATGAAGCTAGAACAAATGGTATTACTATTAGGATCATGATAGTGCTCATTCTTGGTAATTAGGTAGGGAGAAGGAGAAGTGTTGGAAGAATTTGGTTGAGTTTATTGGTGAAGAGTTGGTGGCGTTGGGTGATAGAAGGAATTGAAAgggaaattaatttatatttgtacAGAGTGAAGCATGAAACATGTTTgatgaaaagaagagaaaaaacatGCATAGATATAATTACAGGGAGGAACAAAAAGGAGGGTATCTTTGAAAGGAATGGTTGATTCAGCAGCTAAAGGAGTGCAGGTGAAGCAGTGCAGTTTAAAGGCAAGAAATATGATACCAAAAACCTACACATCTTCAGTTGATTTTAAATCATAGTGTCCACATGTTCAGAAAATATAGGGCACCACACTCAAGGTAACTTTTTCAATGTAAAGTGTCAACCCACAATGATTTTAATAGGGTATAAAGCTCAAATGAGAAAGAAGAGTGTATACTCATGCTCttttcaacatatttttttaatcatggattaaaattagaaaattttatttcaattactggtatgttataataattttcaatactataaaatatatatacgtTGGTATCTCACATccaattaagataaatatttcatattatataaataaatataaatatttaatttgtcttaaagttaaatctttaatgtgataagaatttatgttcttataaaattaataatttttaccTAAAATATAATCTTATTTTTCAAGTTTTGATGATCTGTTTTGTAATTGTCGTGTGAAAAttagatgattttttttgtctaaGATTACTAAATACTTTGTACAAAAGCATATGAGTAACATTTAATTTTAGAATATgtactattttattttctatctaTCTGTCAGTCTTTTGATGCATATTTGAATGATTTAAGCATGATTTTTGGGATTTTAAGAATTTATTTAACTTAGCCGCTAAATATGGTCTATTATAAATAACGTTCAGATTTGGaagcttttttttatcttctgaATGTAAATATCTAGAATCTATGCTAAATGTTTTTGGATTACTTTtcgaaaaacaaaattaaaacaacttGCGCCACTGTCACTGCATCCACCGTACAAAAACGAAAATGCTTGCGTGAAAATACAACTCCACCGCAGGTAGCATAAATCtctcctcctccaccaccacAACAAACAACTACACCTCCACTCAAAACATCTTCACCACAGCAAATAAAAGTGACAAGGTCAATTTGgattttaagaaaaatgttgggtgcaggttaaatTGATCTGGTCAATTCTTTCCTGCACCCAACGAACTTTTTAAAACTCAATTCTGTccttgttttctttattttaaaaaaggtgtagttgaaaaaaaaaacttaattttcaTCTTCTCTTTGGTTGATGCTGGTAGTGGACGTACCGTTTTCAGTGTAATACACTGAGAATTCTGGAAAAACTTATGAACATATGCATCTTCTGGATAACCCACATCCAAAACAGCGAAAAAACTTCCAGACATAGCATTCGCAGCGCATAAAGGCGTTCCGCTATATCCGGAAGGCAATGTCAATGAGAAAACACTTTTTTTGCGTGTCGTCTCTTCTTGTAGCTTCGTTCTCTCTTGCCATCCAACTCTATCACATTCGATACCGCCTCACtgaccaccaccaccacaaTTGACATTGCCGTTCAGTTGGTCTTCGGTACAGGTAAACGCTGCTATTGAACGTAAAACGGCACAGAAAAGAAAGCGgcagaaagattgaaaacaaaAGGGTTGCAATGTATTGGGTACAGGGAAAACTAAGAGACTAAAAGAAACATcctaattttcatttcattaaagTTAGTTTAGTATTTTCATACAAATAATTGGATGCATTTTTTattgggtgcagggagaatctgCCATTGATctggtgtaggaagaattaGCCTCTATTGAAAGGGGACATGTGCT
Proteins encoded in this region:
- the LOC137833108 gene encoding aldehyde oxidase GLOX, which gives rise to MSTIMILIVIPFVLASLFPCFQAQTLPSRFANQGQWQLLHPSIGISPMHMQLLHNDKVIMFDRTDFGHSYLPLSNGRCRMDPFDIALKLDCSAHSALYDVATNTLRPLMIQTDTWCSSGAVLPNGTLIQTGGYNDGERNIRMFTPCFDETCDWVEFPRLLSQRRWYATNQILPDARVIVVGGRRQFNYEFLPKTANPNSYPSSVPLNFLQRTSDTSENNLYPFVHLLPDGNLFIFANTKSVLFDYKLNSVIKEFPPIPGEDPRNYPSSGSSVLLPLDENLVPLQAEVVVCGGAPRGSFESALRGSFMQALASCGRLRLTHPNPNWVMENMPMPRAMGDMLLLPNGDVVIINGVGAGTAGWEHGREPVLTPLIFRPSETVNRFSIMAPASRPRLYHSSAVLLKDGRVLVGGSNPHVFYNFTGVEYPTDLSLEAFSPPYLAPEFNPVRPTIRYVTNNNVLGFRTFCYVTFSVSDFGSASDVSIRILAPSFTTHSFGQNQRMVVLKLRGVTYLGGEAYYATVVGPSTAEIAPPGYYILFVVHKGVPSSGWWVQVM